The following DNA comes from Brassica oleracea var. oleracea cultivar TO1000 chromosome C5, BOL, whole genome shotgun sequence.
TCGATACTTTGGACATGTCTTTTTGCCTGTTCAATGTCAAGTCCTTATCATGTCAAGAGGTAACAACTTTTAAAATACGAGAAAGAACTTGTCTTTTTGTGTGCTCTGTTACAAATAAACAATACCCATTTGGCTATTATATAAACAATACATGTATCCCTCTAGCCACAAACACAAAAGGTAAAAGAAGCTATGATCTGATATAAAGAGCCTTCTCTGTAAGTCCACATCATCTCTCTAGACGTTCTCTCCTTTTGTGTTCATAACAATCTCAAAGGCTCCTTAAAAGTCCCTGATCAATGGCTCGTGTCAAGCAAACCGAATGTAACATTTATGGTTTCACCCGTCTAAACCCAAACCAGATCTCGTAGTGATTAAACAGCAAGCTATCATGCGTCTGTTTACCAAGATACTCAAGTCCCAAACTCGCTAGCTTCTTTGCACACTCGTCTCCACCTAACCTCGAGCAAAACTTCACATTATGCGACACGAAGATCCTCCCATCGTAAGGCTTTAGCTTCTCCACCAGCCTCTCAAGACCAGTCCACACGAGCTTATCAGGCATGTGGAGAAACACCGCACTAGCGTATATCAGATCATAAGCTGTATCTAACCCAAACTTGCTGAACTCCATATCATCTCCTCTGAGTATAAGAGGCCGTTTGCGGAGAAGACCTTGAGATGGGAGCTCGTACCTCAACGCAGCCATCAGAGAGAGCTCGTCTTTTTCGAGGCAGTGGAAGTGTGTGGGGTTGAGATAGCGGATGAAGTGCAAACCCACGCGTAAGGTGCCGCACCCTATTTCGAGGACGCGAGAGTTTGGTTTGAGGTTGGATGATTGGGCTAAGAACTCGAATACGTCGCGTCCACCTGCCCACGGCTCGCCGTAGTTGCTGTGATGCTGCTCGACTAGTAACTCACCGGGGCATGGGAGAGCTGTGTGGTTGTTTGCTTCTTCTTCTCCTTCGTAATGGGATATGCCCTTGTACCTGAATTGGCCAAAACAGAGAAAGCTCGAGTCTTTCAAAATTCTAGAAACAGAGGAACAGTATGAAAGATCATAACTTTACTAACTACAAACAGAGCAGAAGATGATAAGATCTCATTACAAGCCCTACACTCTGGTGGAAGCAATCTACACAAGAATGGTTATCTCATCAGATGAGTAATGAATGACCAAAACAGAGAAAGCTGGAGTCTTTCAGATTCTAAAAACAGAGTAATGGAATGAAAGATCATAACTTCACCACTAGAAAACAGAGCAGAAGATGATAAATCTCATCAAAAGAGCTAAACTCTGGTGAAGCCAATCTACACAAGAATGACCAAAACAGAGAAAGCTCAAGTCTTTCAGGTTCTAAAAGCAGAGCAATAGTATATGAAAGATCATAACTTCACCACTAGAAAACAGAGCAGAACATGGTAAGATCTTATCAAAAGCCCTACACTTTGGTGAAACCAATCTACACAAGAATGACCAAAACAGAAAAAAGCTCAAGTCTTTCAGGTTCTAAAAACAGAGGAATAGTATGAAAGATCATAACTTCACCAACTAGAAACAGAGCAGAACATAATAAGATCTCATCAAAAGCCCTACACAAGAATGACCAATCTCATTAGATTAGTAACGAATGACCAAAACAGAGAAAGCTCAAGTCTTTCATATTCTAAAAACAGAGCAATGGGAATGAAAGATCATAACTTCACCACTAGAAAACAGAGCAGAACATGATAAGGTCTCATCAAAAGCACTACACACTGGTGAAACCAATCTCATAATGAGTAATAAATGACCAAAGCAGAGAAAGCTCAAGTCTTTCATATTCTAAAAAACAGAGCAATAGTATATGAAAGATCATAACTTCTACCACTTGAAACAGAGCTAAGATCTCATTAAAAGCTATACACTTTGGTGAAACCAATCAATCTAATACAGTAAAATGAAAAACACTTTCACTTTCAAATCACTTAGAACAATCCATAGCTAGTGAAATTCACATACAAAGATGGACCCTTACTGAATCAGATCTGCAAGTTGTTGATCTCTAGTGCGAGGATTAATCCCTTTCCTGAGCTCATTCTTCTGCATACGCAAACCGTTGGATCTAATCAGATCTCTAACCCACTCTATATCCTCTCGCGTCGGAGATATCCTCTCCTCTAATCTCACGTCACTAACGCTTACACCGACGTCGTTTGGAGAAGAAACAGAAGAAGGACAGGAGCAGGAGGAGGAGAGGAGGAAGATGACAGCAGCAGCGAAGGACACGGAGAGCACAAGAACCGGAACGCTAACGAATATTCCTTTCTGCATCGTCGGCGAAGAAGAGGAGAGAAACGCCACTGATGAAGAGAGAGAGAGAGTACTAGTGGAATATGAGTGGAGAAACATACCAAAATTAGTACTAAATTAATCTTTGATTAAAGATCGTAATTACTGTAACTTGAAAGCTGTCCTGTCATGACGAAATCCTAAATTAACTGTAAAGTGCTCTTAACTCGTAAAGTAATAATTAACGGTTTTATTACATTTTTTTTGTGATTAATTACCTGTCTTTTATTTTATTTTATTTTATCCTGTGTGCTGTACTGTTGTTAGGACTGGGCATAAAATCTGTAACCCGAAATCCGACTCAAACCCGAACCGAAAAATCCGACCGTACCCGATCCGAAATGTAAAAAATACCTCAATGGATCTTGTAGAGTGTTATAAAACATATCCGAACCCGAAATGTTATTAACCAAACCCAAACGGATAACCCGAAAAACCCGAAAACACGAAAAAATATCCGAAGAAACCGATCTGAATGCCTAAATTAATATACAATATAAATATTTGAAACATAAATATATATTTCAAATATTCAATTTCATATTTATTTGGATATGATATCTAACAATAAATATTTAAAATTTAAATAAATCCCTTAAATACTCCATTATATACAAAGAAGGATATATTTTTTATGTTTTACTTTTGAATTTTAGATTTTACTATGGATATACCCGAGCCGATCCAATATAACCCGAATCCGAATGATATATGGTTACTTTGGATATATCCGGACCGATCCGAAACCAAAGTGTTATATCTGAATCCGATCTGTACTTGTAAATTTACTAGAATGAGATCTAGAGAGTGTTACAAAATAGAACCGAAATCCGAAAAACCCGATCCGAACCCGAACGCCCAGGAGAGCTTTCGATTACGGTTGTAATTACCGGTATATGGTTTTAAGTTTAAAACCAGTAGTCAGTAACTAACTAAGTCTTTCAACCAATAGGAAAATTAATAACGATATATAAAAAAATGATTTAATTATATTCTCTAAATCTTATCCTTAATTCAATGGGCTGATTTTTACCAAGTCGAAGCCTTTGAAAGAGTTTTTGTGTTCCCATTTTTTCTTCTTCTTTCAATTAAAAAAAAAAAAAATCATTTTTTCTTCTTTCTTCATCATCCGATTCTCTCACAAACGCAATCGCACGGCCTTGAGATGAGAAAAAGGCTGCTCTCTTGACTCTAATAAGGTTTCTCAATCCTGTTAGATCAATCTGATTCCCAAATCTCGCAGCGAAGGATCCTTTCTAGGGTTTTCTTCGTCTTCTCCTTCTCTCTCTCTGTGTGTGCTAAGAGGTTGCTGAGTCTTCGTAGTGAATCATCATCGATTGCATCGGAAGTTCAGATAAAAGGTATCCAGATTGTTCCTTTATCCGTATAAAGGTGTGGAATTTATAAGCAGGGAGTCGTAAAGTGATGATTTTTTTTTTTTGTAATCTGATTATCTCGTAATTGGGTTTGGCCTTTTTGATTTTTAATCATTACAATTTAGCTGATTATCGATTTTTCCAAGCTTATTATCTATCGTTTCTTATATGGGATCTCTTATAAGACTAATCACTGTCCTAGCTTTTGCCGTAGTAATATTCAGTAACACCTGTCTTGTTTGAAGAAGAGGATGTTGTTTTAGTTTACTTACGTGCTGGTTTTTTTTTTTTTTTTTCTGATTAATCCTTTTTTCAGGAGATGCACCGGGTTGCAAGTTCCGGGAGTAATGGCGGTTCTGTCCGCGCTCGCAAAGAGAAGAAGCTTACTTATGTCTTAAACGATGCCAACGACACTCAGGTCAGCTTCTTTGATTTCTCTCTTTCTATTTTCTTTAACTAGAGACAAGTCTTACAATAGTTTGAAGTTATAGTTTATCTCATTTCTCAACTCAAGCTTATGTTCAACTTTATGTGATTCTGCAGCACTGTGCTGGCGTTAATTGCTTGGATGTGTTGAAATCGTCTGTTTCCAGTGATCAGAGTTTCCTTTTCACTGGAAGTCGTGACGGTACACTCAAGAGGTGGTCGTTTGATGAAGATGCGCCTCTTTGCTCTGCTACGTTCGAGTCTCATGTTGATTGGGTATGGAGTTTTTTTTTTTCCTAACACTCTAAAGCTAACTGTATAGGAATGATTAGTAATTAGGATCATATGTTTCCTGAGGTGAACCTTGTGCTCTTGTACTTCTGATAATTTGAAACCCTTTTTGTTGATTGGTCACTTTGTTGATTGGTCAGGTGAATGACGCTGCTTTGGCTGGTGATAGCACTCTTGTTTCTTGTTCTTCAGACACTACGGTCAAGGTTTGTGAATTTCTCACAGTTGCTAGAAATATATATCCAAATTTTTAATGTTTTTTGTCACACTCTAGACATGGGATAGCTTATCAGATGGAGTTTGTACGAGGACTCTCCGTCAGCACTCTGACTATGTTATTTGTTTGGCAGTTGCGGCACAAAATGTAATTTTGTCATTCTTTCGTACTTTTTTTGTATGATATTTGAGGTTCTCATTACCACATTATGATACTATCTTTGATGTCGCATCTGTTAGTGCAATGTTGTTGCATCTGGTGGCCTTGGTGGGGAGGTTTTTATATGGGATATTGAAGCCGCTTTATCACCAGTTACGAAAGCTAATGATTCGATGGAAGATAGTTCCTCAAATGGTGCAAATGGTATTGGGAGCTCTCAGCCCGTTGCAAGTTTAAGAAATGTTGGTTCCAGCAACAATATCTCTGTGCAGTCATCACCATCCCATGGGTACGCACCAACAGTTGCCAAAGGCCATAAGGAGTCTGTCTATGCTTTGGCGATGAATGATACGGGGACGACGCTCGTCTCTGGTGGAACAGAGAAGGTATTCATACAATTTAGGCTTCTGAGAATGATTACCGGAGAACAAGACATAGACAGAGACAATAATTGAGTTTTTGTTTATTGCAGGTTTTACGTGTCTGGGACCCTAGAACTGGTTCAAAAAGTATGAAGCTGAGGGGGCATACAGATAATGTCAGAGTGCTGCTTCTGGACTCGACTGGCAGGTATGTTTATTTTGGGTCCTTTTGGTGCCTGTTCTCTTCTCTGTCTGATTTATTCTCGTGTTTCTCACCTTGAGACTGCAGGTTTTGCTTGTCTGGGTCCTCTGATTCTATGATAAGGTCTCTATCTTTTCTTAATTACTTCAGAACTATGAGCCCTGTGGCGGCAGCTGTAGTGTCGTTTCAGTTCTTCTAACTGGTTCTACATTTTCATTTTTAGACTTTGGGATCTAGGTCAGCAGCGATGTCTTCATACCTATGCGGTGCATACAGATTCTGTTTGGGCGCTTGCATGCACTTCATCGTTTACTCATGTTTATAGCGGTGGAAGAGACCAATCTGTGAGTTGACTCCAAACTTGGTTCTCTCCATAGTATAATTTCCTTTTTCAGTTCCATTGATGTGATTTTGTTTCCGTCAGTTATACTTGACAGACTTGGGAACAAGAGAGAGCGTTTTGCTGTGCACTAAGGAACATCCGATTCAGCAACTAGCTTTGCAAGATGATAGTATATGGGTTGCAACAACAGACTCCTCTGTAGAGAGATGGCCCGCCGAAGTTCAGAGTCCTCAAAAGGTCTTTCAGCGAGGTGGCTCTTTCTTGGCTGGGAACTTGTCTTTTAATAGGGCGAGAGTGTCATTGGAAGGACTAAATCCTGTAAGAAAAATAATGATCTCCCTCTAAATGATTCTGTTTTAACCTTTTTGAGTCTGTTTATCTGATTTTTTTTTGGCTTCTCTGCAGCCCCCTGCCTACAAGGAGCCGTTAGTGACTATTCCTGGAAGCCACCCGATTGTGCAGCATGAGATTCTGAATAACAAAAGGCAAATTTTAACCAAGGTGAAATAAACTTCTCTTGAATGCTATGGTAAGACCACCGTTGATAAAGCCACAGATTTTAATTATATTTGTGGGTTTTTTTTTTGGCAGGACGCAGCTGGCTCAGTGAAGCTGTGGAATATAACTAAGGGTGTTGTGGTTGAGGACTTCGGGAAGGTCTCTATGGAACTTATGCTTCCTTTTGAGTTTCTGATATTTTTATATGTACATGCTGCTTTAACTCTGAAATTATCTGTTTCCATGTTTGCAGATATCATTTGAAGAGAAGAAAGAAGAACTATTTGAAATGGTAAGTCTCTTGATTTATTTTCTTTAGCGAGACTAGCAGTTTTGTGTATACCTTCATGATATATTGTTCGTCTCTGCGTTTTCAGGTAAGCATTCCATCATGGTTTACTGTGGACACACGACTTGGGTGCTTATCCGTTCATCTTGAGACTCCACAATGCTTCTCTGCTGAGATGTATTCAGCTGACCTCAAAGTTTCCGGGCGACCTGAAGATGATAAGGTTAGATTAAATGCCTGTAAAGATCTTTACTTATGTTGAAGTTAACCGGAAGCTTTTATCTTACTGTTACATATCGTTAATGATTCATAATTGAACAACTTAGACTCTTATAGGCTCTAAGGTTAGTCAATCTAAACTGATATTTTGTCATTGGATTGTGTAATTTGTAGATTAATCTATCCCGTGAAACACTGAAAGGCCTGATGGGTCATTGGCTAGCGAAGAAGAAGCACAAACCAAAACCCCAAGCTTCTGCCTCTGGAGATATTCTATCCGCAAAAGACTCCAAAAAGAATCTGACTGCATCCAAAACTGAAGACAGCAGTGCAGCGAATGATCCGGTGTATCCTCCCTTTGAGTTTCCTTCTGTCTCCCCTCCGTCCATCATTACCGAGGGCTCTCAAGGAGGTCCATGGAGGAAGAAGATAACTGAGTTTACCGGAACTGAAGATGAGAAGGACTTCCCCTTGTGGTGCCTTGATGCCGTCTTGAACAATCGCCTTCCTCCTAGAGAAAATACAAAGTACTTGACACCACCTTGTTCTCTAATTAAAAAAATAGTTTGGAGTTTTAGCATTTTTTTTATTAAAAGATAAAGCACACTGTCTTGCTTTAGTATCTTACTTTTGAAAGTTCTTCAAATTTTTCAGATTAAGCTTCTTCCTGCATCCATGTGAAGGCTCAAATGTGCAGGTGGTCACACTAGGGAAACTTAGTGCACCTCGGATCTTAAGAGTTCACAAGGTACACTTGTCTGTAAATTAAACCAACAGTTATGCTTGCACTTTCTGTTATTCAGTGGCTTAGTTTTTTGCAACATGTCTATGTAGGTTACCAATTACGTTGTGGAAAAGATGGTTCTTGACAGTCCGTTGGATAGTTTAGCTATCGATGGAGGACCACAGCCTCTGTTTGCAGGAAATGGACTGCTACCGTCTGGATCAAAGCCTTGGCAGAAACTCAAACCTTCCATTGAGATCTTATGCAATAACCAGGCAAGTCAGCTTCAAGGAACCCAACAATAATTTGTCGTTTGTAGTTTGTGGCTGATCAAGGTTGTTTTCTGTGATTGTATATCAGGTCTTAGCTCCAGAGATGAGTTTGGCAACTGTGAGGGTATATATATGGAAGAAACCTGAGGATCTAATCCTCAACTACAGGGTGGCTATAGCTAGATAACTTTTGAGGTAAATTACTCGAAGAAGGTGAAAAAAAAAACTCATGAGAAAATGCATTATGTCGAGATAAAGTTTGTGGAACAGCACTTCTCAGGCTCCATCTATGTGATGGTTTTGTTTACCTTGAGAGATGATTTCATTTTAGGTATTTTCATAGAAGAATTGACCTTAAAAAAAGCCTTGGTAGATTTTTCATGTGTCCCCTGATACCGAAGCCTTTTGTAGATTGCTCTTTTTTCTTACATTTGGAACAATGATAGGAACATACTTTTATGGTTGAGAATGAATATCACCATGTCCTTTATTGCGTTACAGA
Coding sequences within:
- the LOC106295549 gene encoding WD repeat-containing protein 48, which produces MHRVASSGSNGGSVRARKEKKLTYVLNDANDTQHCAGVNCLDVLKSSVSSDQSFLFTGSRDGTLKRWSFDEDAPLCSATFESHVDWVNDAALAGDSTLVSCSSDTTVKTWDSLSDGVCTRTLRQHSDYVICLAVAAQNCNVVASGGLGGEVFIWDIEAALSPVTKANDSMEDSSSNGANGIGSSQPVASLRNVGSSNNISVQSSPSHGYAPTVAKGHKESVYALAMNDTGTTLVSGGTEKVLRVWDPRTGSKSMKLRGHTDNVRVLLLDSTGRFCLSGSSDSMIRLWDLGQQRCLHTYAVHTDSVWALACTSSFTHVYSGGRDQSLYLTDLGTRESVLLCTKEHPIQQLALQDDSIWVATTDSSVERWPAEVQSPQKVFQRGGSFLAGNLSFNRARVSLEGLNPPPAYKEPLVTIPGSHPIVQHEILNNKRQILTKDAAGSVKLWNITKGVVVEDFGKISFEEKKEELFEMVSIPSWFTVDTRLGCLSVHLETPQCFSAEMYSADLKVSGRPEDDKINLSRETLKGLMGHWLAKKKHKPKPQASASGDILSAKDSKKNLTASKTEDSSAANDPVYPPFEFPSVSPPSIITEGSQGGPWRKKITEFTGTEDEKDFPLWCLDAVLNNRLPPRENTKLSFFLHPCEGSNVQVVTLGKLSAPRILRVHKVTNYVVEKMVLDSPLDSLAIDGGPQPLFAGNGLLPSGSKPWQKLKPSIEILCNNQVLAPEMSLATVRVYIWKKPEDLILNYRVAIAR
- the LOC106295029 gene encoding uncharacterized protein LOC106295029, translating into MFLHSYSTSTLSLSSSVAFLSSSSPTMQKGIFVSVPVLVLSVSFAAAVIFLLSSSCSCPSSVSSPNDVGVSVSDVRLEERISPTREDIEWVRDLIRSNGLRMQKNELRKGINPRTRDQQLADLIQYKGISHYEGEEEANNHTALPCPGELLVEQHHSNYGEPWAGGRDVFEFLAQSSNLKPNSRVLEIGCGTLRVGLHFIRYLNPTHFHCLEKDELSLMAALRYELPSQGLLRKRPLILRGDDMEFSKFGLDTAYDLIYASAVFLHMPDKLVWTGLERLVEKLKPYDGRIFVSHNVKFCSRLGGDECAKKLASLGLEYLGKQTHDSLLFNHYEIWFGFRRVKP